A window of Pirellula sp. SH-Sr6A contains these coding sequences:
- a CDS encoding DUF2079 domain-containing protein, producing the protein MPKKQTGTSQPHRSITPPENSGGFSRPRKPRFAAIRFAIVALWLWTAASQMGRIHLVYSYSTIATLPSLLEPFGASVLGLAGSVLLAVGYYVLADRVGRGTRESQQSFTRSDRILLLASTPSFLSILRSIAPEVFPATIWEPIWFSGWTGLAWCILLGEGHPVRSQASEAPAGGTGWNHRAWRYAALGFPMALCLWWSWQSEAAYQSFLLGFNDGGHFAQRVANTAEGRGFLLESPVLPPFWDHFNPGLLLFVPVWWIVPDIRIFFVAQPLAFAVSGWLIYGMARRIGGTRGVSAIWSVAWMLHPSVGQMNLAYTYSWHPIVFAIPFLLGSMLLLLQPSAKSSFSRMGAILCAIVACSFEEGVIVVVGCFAAAMGLRALWGRASLFDRQKDVDQIRAWQWGCVWLVTVVCFLGVYRWSGLAPFQSARFARLGGTTFEILLSPLWKPSEFFGLLGRPRNLPFLAIWLLPGLIGNGWRAPWTWLAMAPPFLVLLVWEHQPAQSIAFQYTACMLPLLYFGSIAGAPDSRATGEATGWATGATVSAMVLSFYFGQLPWSQQTLLDVQARTYGQEDASLRQRGGEDSEWALAQIESLRASGELRVLATGRVAMHFVGCRDLETVGQFWQRRKDLAEHFSDLRDPVLAYDLVFLDRNEEFQQTREETARLREELVKWGFRRVASEHGFEVYRQGNSP; encoded by the coding sequence GTGCCTAAGAAACAAACTGGGACATCGCAACCTCACCGTTCTATAACTCCCCCAGAGAACAGTGGAGGATTTTCTCGTCCTCGCAAGCCCCGGTTCGCAGCCATTCGGTTTGCGATTGTCGCGTTATGGTTGTGGACTGCAGCCAGTCAGATGGGGCGTATTCATCTCGTCTATTCCTACAGCACAATTGCGACACTTCCATCGCTTCTCGAACCGTTTGGCGCATCAGTCCTTGGTTTGGCCGGAAGCGTACTCCTGGCGGTTGGCTACTACGTCTTGGCGGATCGAGTGGGGAGAGGTACGAGAGAGAGTCAACAATCGTTCACTCGGTCGGATCGGATTCTATTGCTTGCGAGCACTCCCTCGTTTTTGTCCATATTACGAAGTATTGCACCGGAGGTTTTTCCTGCGACGATCTGGGAGCCCATTTGGTTCAGTGGATGGACCGGATTGGCTTGGTGTATTCTCCTCGGCGAAGGACACCCAGTTCGGAGTCAGGCATCCGAGGCGCCTGCTGGCGGAACGGGTTGGAATCATCGCGCATGGAGGTACGCAGCCCTTGGGTTTCCCATGGCGCTTTGTTTGTGGTGGAGCTGGCAATCGGAAGCGGCGTATCAATCTTTTCTGTTGGGCTTCAATGACGGTGGTCACTTTGCGCAGCGAGTGGCCAATACGGCCGAGGGCCGCGGGTTTTTGTTAGAGTCGCCTGTGTTGCCTCCATTCTGGGACCATTTCAATCCAGGGTTATTGCTCTTTGTTCCTGTTTGGTGGATCGTTCCCGATATCCGCATCTTTTTCGTCGCACAACCGTTGGCATTCGCCGTTTCTGGATGGTTGATTTATGGCATGGCGAGGCGGATAGGAGGGACTCGAGGAGTAAGCGCGATTTGGAGCGTCGCTTGGATGCTGCATCCAAGCGTAGGGCAAATGAATTTGGCCTACACGTACAGTTGGCATCCAATCGTATTCGCGATTCCCTTTTTGTTGGGATCGATGCTGCTCCTTTTGCAGCCATCGGCCAAATCTTCCTTTTCACGGATGGGGGCGATCTTATGTGCGATCGTCGCGTGCAGCTTTGAAGAAGGGGTGATCGTGGTTGTCGGATGTTTTGCTGCTGCGATGGGACTGCGAGCTCTTTGGGGGCGGGCCTCTTTGTTTGATCGGCAGAAAGATGTCGATCAGATTCGTGCTTGGCAGTGGGGATGCGTTTGGCTTGTGACCGTCGTCTGCTTCTTAGGGGTTTATCGTTGGAGCGGTCTTGCTCCGTTTCAATCGGCACGCTTCGCGCGATTGGGTGGTACGACGTTTGAGATTTTGTTATCTCCGTTATGGAAGCCGTCCGAGTTTTTTGGGTTGTTGGGACGCCCTCGCAATTTGCCGTTCCTCGCTATTTGGTTGCTACCCGGCTTGATCGGAAATGGATGGCGAGCTCCGTGGACGTGGTTGGCGATGGCGCCACCGTTTCTCGTGTTGCTCGTATGGGAGCATCAGCCCGCGCAGTCGATTGCTTTCCAATACACAGCCTGTATGCTGCCCCTACTTTATTTCGGATCGATCGCAGGTGCCCCCGATTCTCGAGCGACCGGAGAGGCGACGGGGTGGGCGACAGGTGCAACCGTATCGGCGATGGTTCTCTCGTTTTATTTCGGTCAGTTGCCATGGAGTCAGCAGACTTTGTTGGACGTGCAAGCACGGACATATGGTCAAGAGGATGCAAGCTTGAGGCAACGAGGTGGGGAAGATTCGGAATGGGCTCTGGCGCAGATCGAATCCTTGCGAGCATCCGGGGAGCTTCGGGTATTGGCTACAGGGAGGGTCGCCATGCACTTTGTAGGGTGCCGGGATTTGGAAACGGTGGGGCAATTCTGGCAGCGTCGAAAGGACTTGGCGGAGCACTTTTCCGACTTGCGGGATCCCGTGTTGGCGTATGACTTGGTTTTTCTGGATAGAAACGAAGAGTTTCAGCAGACGCGAGAAGAGACCGCTCGACTGCGTGAAGAACTGGTGAAGTGGGGTTTTCGGCGGGTCGCTTCCGAGCATGGTTTCGAGGTGTACCGGCAGGGGAATTCTCCATAA